A window from Thunnus albacares chromosome 19, fThuAlb1.1, whole genome shotgun sequence encodes these proteins:
- the rpl14 gene encoding 60S ribosomal protein L14, which translates to MVFKRFVEIGRVAYVSFGPHAGKLVAIVDVIDQNRALVDGPCTGVKRQSMPFKCMQLTDYVIKVPHSARQKFVRKAWEKAQVNEKWEQSSWAKKIEAKEKRAKMSDFDRYKVMKAKRMRNKIIKHEVKKLQKEAAKK; encoded by the exons ATG GTGTTCAAGCGCTTTGTTGAGATTGGCCGTGTTGCCTACGTCTCTTTCGGACCCCATGCCGGCAAACTGGTGGCCATCGTCGATGTCATCGATCAAAATAGG GCTCTTGTTGATGGTCCCTGCACAGGCGTGAAGAGGCAGTCCATGCCCTTCAAGTGCATGCAGCTCACAGACTATGTCATCAAAGTACCACACAG TGCCCGTCAGAAGTTTGTGAGGAAAGCCTGGGAAAAGGCTCAAGTCAACGAGAAGTGGGAACAAAGCAGCTGGGCCAAGAAGATTGAGGCAAAAGAGAAG AGGGccaaaatgtctgactttgacCGCTACAAGGTGATGAAGGCCAAGAGGATG AGGAACAAGATCATCAAGCATGAGGTGAAGAAGCTCCAGAAGGAAGCAGCAAAGAAGTGA